From the Pangasianodon hypophthalmus isolate fPanHyp1 chromosome 17, fPanHyp1.pri, whole genome shotgun sequence genome, one window contains:
- the LOC128321000 gene encoding protein TsetseEP-like, protein MLKVLKTESEAEALNIRITGEQIRTKAVRVLMGIFIYDPETNDPSIKAEAEADAEVEAEVDANEKRKAEDAEIQNSTSLEEDEAEAESKAVAEAAVEDKVEADAEAESKTEIETEAEAEAGVETEAEVEAETEAKFEAGAEAVADAEIEVKADAEAEFEAEFEAEVEAEAAVEAEFEAEVEANPEAEFEAEAEAEFEAEAEAEVEANPEVEAEVDADQDEAEPEAVVEAEANAEPEAEPEAVVEAEADAQPDAEVEAEAEPEPEPEAEAVVDAEPEAVVEAEPDAEPEVEAVVEAEADAEPEAEVEAEAEAEAEPEPEAVVEAEPEAEPEAEAVVDAEPEAEPEAAAAAEERKPEDSETENSTSLVNTNETDEPAESTRKGDEKKKRTRRGTRGRGRKINYRKFQDNKAETEKLKEVDDGAEAEAISELMNVLLDETEESNGQSLAGESGEIVMSADAEAEAEAFNDFLTVLLEEISDEINLPLGMLKEVDDGAEAEAINQLLNVLLDQSGEMIDLPLGK, encoded by the exons ATGCTGAAGGTGCTGAAGACAGAATCTGAAGCTGAAGCCCTTAACATTCGTATTACAGGAGAACAGATCCGCACTAAGGCTGTTAGGGTACTGATGGGGATTTTCATCTACGACCCTGAGACCAATGACCCCTCAATCA aagctgaagctgaagctgatgCCGAGGTTGAAGCTGAGGTTGATgctaatgaaaaaagaaaggcagaaGACGCTGAAATACAGAACAGCACATCTCTGG AAGAAGACGAGGCTGAAGCAGAGAGTAAAGCTGTTGCTGAAGCTGCTGTTGAAGATAAGGTTGAAGCTGATGCTGAAGCTGAGTCTAAAACTGAGATTGAAACTGAGGCTGAAGCCGAGGCTGGGGTTGAAACTGAAGCTGAGGTTGAAGCTGAGACTGAAGCTAAGTTTGAGGCTGGGGCTGAAGCTGTTGCTGATGCTGAAATTGAGGTTAAAGCTGACGCTGAAGCTGAGTTTGAAGCTGAGTTTGAGGCTGAGGTTGAAGCTGAAGCTGCGGTTGAGGCTGAGTTTGAAGCTGAGGTTGAAGCTAATCCTGAGGCTGAGTTTGAGgctgaggctgaagctgagTTTGAGGCTGAGGCTGAAGCCGAGGTTGAAGCTAATCCTGAGGTTGAAGCTGAGGTTGACGCTGACC aagatgaagctgaacctgaagctgtAGTTGAGGCTGAAGCTAACgctgaacctgaagctgaacctgaagctgtAGTGGAGGCTGAAGCTGACGCTCAACCTGATGCTGAGgttgaagctgaagctgaacctgaacctgaacctgaagctgaagctgtagTTGATGCTGAACCTGAAGCTGTAGTGGAGGCTGAACCTGACGCTGAACCTGAGGTTGAAGCTGTAGTGGAGGCTGAAGCTGACGCTGAACCTGAAGCTGAGgttgaagctgaagctgaagctgaagctgaacctgaacctgaagctgTAGTGGAGgctgaacctgaagctgaacctgaagctgaagctgtagTTGATGCTGAACCTGAGGCTGAACCTGAagctgcagctgctgctgaagaaagaaagccagaagacagtgaaacagagaacagcacatcTCTGG TAAACACCAACGAGACGGACGAGCCTGCTGAAAGCACCAGGAAAGGAgacgagaaaaagaaaaggaccagGAGAGGAACACGAGGCAGAGGCAGAAAGATCAATTACAGAAAGTTCCAGGACAACaaagcag AAACAGAGAagctgaaagaggtggatgatggagcggaggctgaagccatcagtGAACTGATGAACGTCCTCCTGGATGAGACGGAGGAATCCAATGGCCAGTCTCTGG caGGAGAAAGTGGGGAGATCGTGATGAGTGCCGAcgctgaagctgaggctgaagcctTTAATGATTTCCTGACCGTCCTCCTGGAGGAGATAAGCGACGAGATCAACCTGCCTCTGG ggatgctgaaagaggtggatgatggggcggaggctgaagccatcaaccagctcctgaacgtcctcctggatcaGTCAGGGGAAATGATCGACCTGCCTctgggtaagtaa